The following DNA comes from Riemerella anatipestifer ATCC 11845 = DSM 15868.
TTTAGAATACCTGTATAGTTAGATACTGCTCCCGGTCTTGATAATGTACCTATTTTTTCCCAAGTATTAGTATTCTCATTAAAATGCTCTAAATCTATATATGGATTATAGACATTAGACGTTATTTTCGCTGAATAATTAAAGCTACCACAATTATGCGTAACATTAGATGTAATCTTTATATTAGCTCCCGCCAATGTTACTGTAGCTTGCTCTGGTATTCCACAACTATTACTAGCTTCAAAAACATAAGTTCCAGCAGGTAAACTTCCCACAAATGCACTTCCATTAACAATGGCATTATCTATATTTACTGGATAGGTATTGGAATAAGAACTAGGTCCATTCAGCACTCTAAGTTCTGTGATATCTCCAACTTTAGTATTATCAGAATTTCCTGTTATTTGTAAATAGACACTCCCTGTAGCATTACAACCCTCTCTAATTCCTCTATTTCTTAAAATAAATCCTGAAGAAATTGTAAAATTTCTTATAGCTACATGACCACAAGCATCCGTTATTTTAAAAGTATAATTACCAATTGGAAGTGCTTTATTAACGTCTCCAAAATAGACAATAGGAATATCAGTCAATGTAGCTGAGTAGGAGCCCGATACAAAATTATTATTCAACTCCCAAGGTTTGAATTGAGGGGGATATTGTGTAAATTCTAGCTTATACGCGGGAGCGGTAATATAGTTTCTTATTCCTATATAATTCTGTCCACAAACACCTGCATAGGTGATAACTTCTGGATTTAATGTCCTTGCTGGTATATTGTTAATCTGTGTATGCGTATTACCACATGCATCTGTTAAGCTTGTTTCAATTTTAAAAGCTTGATTATAATAAAAAGGGATATCAGTTACATTTAATTTACCATTCTCTAAGTTGTTATTCATTGTATAATTTCGAGTGGTAATACTGCCATCAGGTGCTGTAATTTTGTAGGTTATTTGTATTGGAAATTTCTCTACAGGAATATTAGAACTTCCATTTCTTCTTATATTTATGATATGGTTATATGTATTACAAGATGATAAAAAATTAAAACCTAACTGATTAGTTGTAGCAGTAACAAATGTATAGTTATTTGTTTCAGCAGTTGTTGTAACGCTAAGACCTTTTGTATTACCACATTTGTCTGTGACAATTACATTATAAGTTCCAGCAGGTACATTATTAAAGATATTACTAGCTTGAGGCGGTCTCACTACTCCTGCAGAAGTTCTAAGCTCATAACTTATAGGAAAACCAGAAGATACATTCACTGTAATATTTGCTAATCCACAAGAATAATTAACATCATTACTGAAGTTCAACTCTTTAAATTCATTGGAGATAGAAAAACTTGCAGTTTGGCTTCTTGACTCTAATCCTCTTATTTCATTAATTTTAACTGAATAATTCCCAGCTGGTAAACTACCTTCCTCATGACTTAAAGATGTTGAATTTGCTATAACTGAATTTGTCACTCTGTACGGCGTACTAGTATTAGGTAACTTATAAGTAACAAATTCAAAAACAGAACCTACAGTTGTGTTACCGATATTTATAATAGCTTTTCCATCTCCTGTACATGTTTCTGGAACAGTTGTGATATTTATAGTAAATTGTGCCCAAAATAACATTGGTAGCAATACACCAAAAAATAACAATAATTTTCTCTTCATTTTGTAAGGTTTAAATTCGACCCACAAATTTATATAGAGAATGAAAACTATTGATATACAAATGTTAATTATTCTTTTTTTTGTGTACCACTCCTTACTCTAGAGATAGAAACAGGAGATACATTTAGCCTAGAGGCTATATGTTTAAGAGGTACTACTTCCAAATATCTAGGGTAATGTTTTTCTATAAAATAATAAGCTTCCGTAGCATCACTATATATTAATCTATTGAGAATATCAAGACTTCTCATAAAATAACTTTCCATAATCAGGACGCCAAATAATGCCCAATCATGATAGGTTTGATAAAGATTAAGTAATTCTTGTTTTTTCAAAATATAAACTTTAGAGTTCTCATATAATTGCATATAGCATTTGGATGGAATATTTTGTTTATAACTCTCAAAATCAGTTAAAAACATTCTCTCTGGCTCAATCCAAAGTGTGTTTTCTTCCCCATTATCATCTATAATATAGCATCTTACTATAGAACTTTCTGCAAAAAAAATAAAGTCACAATAATCACCTTCTAGTAAAATATGTTCTCCTGATTCTAAATATATATCATCAAATTTCTCTATGCCTAAAGATAGAATTTCCTCATTAAATCGAGGATGAAAATTTAAAATGTTACCTTTCAAAATATCATTTTTATTCATTTCTAGCTCGTTTATAGTGTACAAATATAATATTAAGTAACTATAATAGTTAAACACATGTGCAGCATATTACTTTTCCAATAGAAATTTTTATTATTTCAACTTCTGAATTAAATATTTTAACCTATTTTTGGACATAAATAAAATTAGAAGTAAAATGAAAAATTTTGGTATTGCTGTTTTGGTTTTAGGAGTATTGGCATCTTGTAATAAAAAAGAAAATGAAAAAAACTTTGTAAATCATACTTCATCAGAGGTAGTTCAAGAAGGCGTTACTGATAAAAATGAAGCTCCTGAAACTTACGAAGGAGTATTTCCTTGTGCTGATTGTAATGGGATTAAGGTTACTTTGACTTTAAACCAAAAAGATTGGTCTTATCACATGATTTCGGATTATATGGATAAAGAAAAGTTTGAAAACAACGGAACTTTTACATGGGATGTTACTAAAAAATTTATTACACTTACCGATGGAGAAGATGCTGAGGAGCAACAAGTATTCTACGTTTCTGATAAAGGTCTTTTCTTAGTTCCAGAAGTTGGTTCTAAGGATATTAAAGAAGATTATCATCTTACAAAAAAGTAAATCTAATGTTAATTTTTTTTCATTTAAAACCAGCCTCTCCTAAGTTGGTTTACTACGGCATTTAGATTGAAATTAAACATAAATCTAATTCGCTTAGAATAGTCTTTAAAAGAAGGTTCAAATCCTAGAGAAGACTGGATAGGGAAGTAGATTTCAAACAAATCAGGGATAACTTTTAGACTTGCACCTGTATCCCATATAAAGCGTGGATATTGGCTTTTGTTTTTATACAATCCTACATCTGCATATATACTAAAGAAACGGAACGAATGCAAGTCTATATTAACGCTATTTATCCACTGGTTTGCGGTATTATTTATGGCGGATTTAAATGCTCCTTCCGCCATTATAAACTGTCTTGGAGCAAGATAACTAGCATTAGATTGCCTAATAATGCTATAAGCAAAAGCATAATTGGATAAGGAAGAAATACCAAAATCAAAGTAAGAATTTCTTGTTTGATTCTGTAAAAAATAACCTCCAAAAAATCTTAAACTAAGTTTTTTATTTTGTTGATATTCCCATCTGTAAAAGGCTTCTGCTGAAATTTTGCTAAAATCTCCACCTGCTTGGAAATTGGTTGAAAATAGCTTTTCATGTATAGCTTTTCTATCAGAATAGGTATAATTTATATTGAATAGGCTATATTTATCATAATCGTTCATTTCTTGCATCAATGGGCTTAAATCTCTTGTAAGATGCTGAAATGAAGCCCCAAATCTTTGCTCTATTTGACTTCTAGCATCTTTAGGCAAAGTGATATTAGAAAAAATTGTTAGTCTTCTAAAAGCCAAGTCTTTATTATAGTGAAAATACGTAGCATTTGCTCCTATTCTCCAATTTTGAAAAAAACTGTTAGGTGGTAAAATATTATAGGAGACTCCTGCTGAGCCAGTAAGTTTATTAGTTCCTGTACTATAGTAAGGCATTACAGAATAAAGGAAAGGCTTGTCTAAAAGATTACTGTTACTTATACGAGCTCCTATAAGTACTTTATCGTAAAAATTATAATTTAACCAAGGTGAAATATAAATTTCCTCATATTCTGGGTCTGGAATATCGGTGTAAAATTTTAGCCTTGGCTTTTTCATATTATAGAATATTCCTTTGGTATAGAGGTAGTTATTTCTGACATTATATTCGGGGAGAAGATAGTCATCGTTTATTACGATTTTTTCTACATCGGTTTGTGGAATGTGGTAAATTTCTTTCTTTTTGTTTGAAGAATCATACCAATATAGACTATCTTGATTGTCAAAATTTGTAACTTTTAATTGAAATGGTACTTTTTCCTCAGTATTTTTGTGAATATGAACAAGCAGTTCATTTTCTTGTTTTTCAACCTTTTTAATTTTGAAATCTAATCTGTTTTTTTTCCTGATGAAATTAGCTGCAAAATTTGCAGAATATTTGGATTCAATAATGAGTTGATTTAAGAAATCTTCTTTATTGATAACCGTTCCGTTATGCTCAGATAAATATCTTTTAAGAAAGTTATTAAACTGATTTACGCCCATTTTTTCAGCAATAAAGTTAAATAAACTTCCTACTTCCATTTGGCTTACTGCCGTGGTGTTAAAGTTACTCATTAGTTGGAGTGGCGTGTCTATAGGCTGATCAATATTTTGGCTGGTAATGTATTGATAAGTAATCCCATACCGTTCTGTAAGCTTAAGTTTAGAAGCATTACTCCATTTTAGAGGGCTTATTTTAAAAAGAGTGAGTTTATCAGGTAATTGCCCTAAGAGCTTTTCATCGTTATAAACGGTCTTTAGATACCTTATTTCTAGGTATGTTTTTAGCCCGTTTTCAATCCAGTGAGCGTTAAGCTTATCTGTTTGTAAAAGATGTTCTACACACTTTTTTGAAATGATAGAGAAATAATGGAGGTCGTTTTTTTGAGCATCGCTGAACATTTTAAGCTTAAACTTCCCGAGCTTAAAATCATCAATTCCTGTAAAGTTATTTTCGTTTTTAGTTCTTTCACTTATGAGTATTTTATTAGGTAATTTACCTAAACTTTCTTCTATGAAATTGAGCTGAAGCGGCACATAAAAATAGAGCGATTGTTTTTCTTCTTGACTTATAGGATAGGCAAACTCTACTAAAGTATTTTTGTATATTATTTTGAAATTTTCCTCATTATTTTTTAATGAAATTGCAAATTCAGGGTCTGTATTTAGAGTTCCTGTAAAGTGGTTTGGCTGAACTTCTTGCAGATTGCTACTTGCGTTAAGTAGAGGGTTATCTAATTGTACGTCCCAAAAAACACCTATATATTGTTTTTCGTCCAAATTTTGGAAATACCTTGGTGTACCGCTGGTATTAGGAACTAGAAAAAAATACTTTAGTAAAGCTTTTTCTTTTTCTGAATACCAACCAATACCTGTGTATTTGGAATGGGGAAGTTGTAGTTCATAGGCTAGATTGAGTTCTATTTTATTATCTCTACTTTTGATATTTTCTAATGGAATAGTAATAATTTCTTGGTCAAGATTGGTATATTTTTCACCGTTGATACTTAAACCTTTTAGATAGCCTCTATCTTTTGGTTTGGAGAAATAGAGGTCAGTTTTTCGAGCTTCTAGCATTCTTTTAGCTAGGGTGGTGTTTTTAGCTTGATAAGCTGCTGTCCAATTCAGAAGCTGAAGGTTATCCGATTTTCCGTTTTGATAGTGAACGATTTTTTGATTGATAATAACCCTATTTTCTTTCGTTTCGGGAAAGGAAACTTTAACCCAAACACTATCTTGCTGAGCTTTTACAGCACAACTTAGAACAGAAAATAAAAATATTAGAATAGATGGTAACGCTTTTTTCACAACTTAAAAATGTTGCCAAAGATACATTTTTAGATGATATAAAAATAAAAAAAGAGCTATCATAGATATTTCTATAATAGCTCTTGTGATTGCTATAGAGACTCTTGATAAGCCTTCCAACCCTCTATTTTATACTTTAGAGAAGCTTGTTCTGCATCATCAGATTTGTAAATACCTCTACCTACGATTATAAAATCGGTATGGAGTTTTTTAAAGGCGTGTTCAGGCGTGTTGTATTGCTGTCCTTTAGAATCGCCTTTGTCTTCAAGATTAATACCTGGTGTGAAAAGAAGCATCTCTTCAGGTAAAGCATCTTGAGAAACGCCACCTATAACATTAGGGTGCGTTTGTGCAATTTTAATAGCTTTCTCACGGTAATTAGCATCTGTAAGTGTGCCTTCAGAGGACATTCCTAAAATGGCAATCACACCTGAATTTAAGAAATAATCTAACGAAGAAGCGCCGCCAATCACTTGTGAAGTAATTAAATCTGCCCAAGACGAAATGCGATACACTCCATAAGAATACTGTAATTCTTGAGTATTACCAATATCTGCAAACTTTCGGTCTTCCATCAATAAGAAATTATGCTTTTGTGCTAAATCTTTGAGCGGAAGTATGGTATTGTCAAAATCAAAATCGGTGATGATGTCAATGTGCGTTTTTAAAGCTACAATATTAGGCCCCACCTTGTCGGCAAAGTCTAGTAGTTCCTTAGTTGTAATAACATCAGCAGAAGCTATAAGGTTAGATTGTTTTTCTAAGGCTATTTCTAATAATCTTTTGGCAACGGGCTGTTTAGCGTGAGCAATTTTAGACTCATAAGAAAGTCTCTTTTTCTCTTGAAACTGAATCGGATTTCCGTCTAAAAACTGATTTATTTGCGTTATTTCCTCTGCTGATAATAAATTTTCTTGGTAAAGCATTTCGCACACTTCTCTTATTCCGAACAGTGTATGTACACGGTAGCCTTGCTTTTCTAACAATTCTTTTCCACCTTGTTCTCTGTCTAGCACTACTACAATATCGGTTACTTTAATCCCTTCTTTTTCAACTTCAGGGATAGTTTCAAGCAATGATTTACCGCTAGTAATTACGTCTTCTACTAAAAGACACTTTTGTCCTTCCTTATAAATTCCTTCTATTAGTTTTTTAGTACCATAGGCTTTAGCTTCTTTTCTTTTAATGATGAGCGGTATTTCACTCTCTAAAGACATTGCTGTTGCCATAGGTAGAGCTGCATAAGGTACGCCACATATCAATTCTGTATCTTGTGTATCTGTAAGATTCAGAAGGTAAGATGCTAGTTTTTTAAGAATTTTAGGGTCAGAAGCTAATGGTCTTAAATCCACATAAAATGGACTTTCTATACCACTTTTTAGTGTAAACTTTCCAAATTTAATAATTCCTAGTTGATAACATTCAAGGAAAAAGTCTTTTTTTAGATTCATTAGATTAGGTTTTTGCAAATTTAATATTTTAGACCTAAACCTAAAAATTTTCATTAAACGCTCTATAGATAAAAAAATACAGTATTTAGTTTAAATAATAATTTACTCAAAAAACACTTTTGTTAATACAAATGACAAAGTTTTAATATAATGTAGTATAGAATAATATATTTTTATTTATTTTAAAAATAGAAATCATTTCTAATAATGCTAATATATATAATGTCTCTATAGATTAAAATCCTTATTCTTAATGAATTATAATGAAAAACAATGTTGTAGTCTATTGGAAATCAAATTCCCCCCT
Coding sequences within:
- a CDS encoding Crp/Fnr family transcriptional regulator, which encodes MNKNDILKGNILNFHPRFNEEILSLGIEKFDDIYLESGEHILLEGDYCDFIFFAESSIVRCYIIDDNGEENTLWIEPERMFLTDFESYKQNIPSKCYMQLYENSKVYILKKQELLNLYQTYHDWALFGVLIMESYFMRSLDILNRLIYSDATEAYYFIEKHYPRYLEVVPLKHIASRLNVSPVSISRVRSGTQKKE
- a CDS encoding copper resistance protein NlpE is translated as MKNFGIAVLVLGVLASCNKKENEKNFVNHTSSEVVQEGVTDKNEAPETYEGVFPCADCNGIKVTLTLNQKDWSYHMISDYMDKEKFENNGTFTWDVTKKFITLTDGEDAEEQQVFYVSDKGLFLVPEVGSKDIKEDYHLTKK
- a CDS encoding gluzincin family metallopeptidase, with protein sequence MKKALPSILIFLFSVLSCAVKAQQDSVWVKVSFPETKENRVIINQKIVHYQNGKSDNLQLLNWTAAYQAKNTTLAKRMLEARKTDLYFSKPKDRGYLKGLSINGEKYTNLDQEIITIPLENIKSRDNKIELNLAYELQLPHSKYTGIGWYSEKEKALLKYFFLVPNTSGTPRYFQNLDEKQYIGVFWDVQLDNPLLNASSNLQEVQPNHFTGTLNTDPEFAISLKNNEENFKIIYKNTLVEFAYPISQEEKQSLYFYVPLQLNFIEESLGKLPNKILISERTKNENNFTGIDDFKLGKFKLKMFSDAQKNDLHYFSIISKKCVEHLLQTDKLNAHWIENGLKTYLEIRYLKTVYNDEKLLGQLPDKLTLFKISPLKWSNASKLKLTERYGITYQYITSQNIDQPIDTPLQLMSNFNTTAVSQMEVGSLFNFIAEKMGVNQFNNFLKRYLSEHNGTVINKEDFLNQLIIESKYSANFAANFIRKKNRLDFKIKKVEKQENELLVHIHKNTEEKVPFQLKVTNFDNQDSLYWYDSSNKKKEIYHIPQTDVEKIVINDDYLLPEYNVRNNYLYTKGIFYNMKKPRLKFYTDIPDPEYEEIYISPWLNYNFYDKVLIGARISNSNLLDKPFLYSVMPYYSTGTNKLTGSAGVSYNILPPNSFFQNWRIGANATYFHYNKDLAFRRLTIFSNITLPKDARSQIEQRFGASFQHLTRDLSPLMQEMNDYDKYSLFNINYTYSDRKAIHEKLFSTNFQAGGDFSKISAEAFYRWEYQQNKKLSLRFFGGYFLQNQTRNSYFDFGISSLSNYAFAYSIIRQSNASYLAPRQFIMAEGAFKSAINNTANQWINSVNIDLHSFRFFSIYADVGLYKNKSQYPRFIWDTGASLKVIPDLFEIYFPIQSSLGFEPSFKDYSKRIRFMFNFNLNAVVNQLRRGWF
- the pyrF gene encoding orotidine-5'-phosphate decarboxylase; the encoded protein is MNLKKDFFLECYQLGIIKFGKFTLKSGIESPFYVDLRPLASDPKILKKLASYLLNLTDTQDTELICGVPYAALPMATAMSLESEIPLIIKRKEAKAYGTKKLIEGIYKEGQKCLLVEDVITSGKSLLETIPEVEKEGIKVTDIVVVLDREQGGKELLEKQGYRVHTLFGIREVCEMLYQENLLSAEEITQINQFLDGNPIQFQEKKRLSYESKIAHAKQPVAKRLLEIALEKQSNLIASADVITTKELLDFADKVGPNIVALKTHIDIITDFDFDNTILPLKDLAQKHNFLLMEDRKFADIGNTQELQYSYGVYRISSWADLITSQVIGGASSLDYFLNSGVIAILGMSSEGTLTDANYREKAIKIAQTHPNVIGGVSQDALPEEMLLFTPGINLEDKGDSKGQQYNTPEHAFKKLHTDFIIVGRGIYKSDDAEQASLKYKIEGWKAYQESL